Genomic DNA from Hordeum vulgare subsp. vulgare chromosome 2H, MorexV3_pseudomolecules_assembly, whole genome shotgun sequence:
GTCGCCACAGGGTGGGATAGACCCAGGGGAAGAGCCGCGAGCAGCTGCCATCAGGGAATTGAGGGAAGAAACCGGTGTTAGATCCGCCGAGATTGTCGCCGAGGTCAGTCGGCACTCGGCAGTCCATCACTTTCTTCacatgttgttataatcatgatttaCTTTCAAGCATAGCTGGAATGAATTGGTCAATTTCAACTGTCTTAAGTAGTGGTAAATCTCTAGTGTCTCTCCACCCAATATGCAGCTAGATGAATTTGTTTTCGTAACAAAAAGGTTTCTTGCTGATCGCTTCGCGTGTGTCCGTGTAGGCCCCCAATTGGTTGACATATGATTTCCCCGCGGATGTCAAAGACAAGCTGAATGCTAGGTGGGGAACAAACTGGAAGGGCCAGGCTCAGAAGTGGTAAGCCTGCTGTGTTGCTTGTGCTAAGAATGATGCCTAGTAAGCACAGTTTATTGCTGGCTTTTATCTGTTTCAAGGATAGTCCTACAAGAATCATTTTAATGCACAGGCATACCAATTGACACTTAACAGACAGAATACTGCAACCCCAAGATATAGCTGCATAGCCATAGCAGTTGCACAACTCTCTCTGCCCAACAACCACACTATTATTCatgacatgtactccctccgttgctaaatataagtccttttagggatttcactatggactacatacggatgtatatagacatactctaaagtgtagattcattcattttgcttcttaTGTTgtctctagtgaaatctctaaaaagacttatatttaggaacggagggagtaggatgTAGCTATTCTCCAAGTAAATCTGATGTCAGTCAAGTTGTTAGCAAAACCCATTTGAAAGTACGTCGTACCATAAGTGTCCATGATGATATGACAGCATGCCTTATTATATATATCCATACTGACATCAGAACATGCTTCATTATCCATTAAACTTTATGCATTATAAGCTTACAGCTACCATGGAAGATTGTATATGCCATAGTTGTATGTAACATAGATGTTACAGATCCATCTCAACTTTTTGTATTGTTAGAAGTCGGAGTTCAACACCTTATACCTAGCATGTGCTCCTTTACATTTCAACCTGTTATTGCTAACAACTCATTTCACTGGATGCACTTGTATGCATGTGCGGAGTATGCTGTGCACACTTGTcttgcacggtatgcatgtgcACATACATGACTCCAGCTGTAGTACATTGGAAATAAATTATATGAGATGCATAGACAAAAATTCAATACAAACCTCCTTATGAAGGAATGGGCAGGAAAGTCTGATGAGACATTAAACTGTGAGATGAGCATATTGAATCTATCCAACCACTCACATGCACCCATGGTCACGCTTGTACTGATCTGAAGTTTTCATAATGCATCCGGTTGTATGAAGCTTCCTAATGAATTGGAATCCAAACATTTAGTTCCCCGTAGCCTGTAACGGTTAGTCAACTTTGGTGTTCAGGGGAACTGTTGAATCCCTGGTGCTCAATTGTTTAGGTAACGAAAGTCAAAGTGCAGAACTTAGTGCAGTAAGGTCGAGTTATATCTTTATGTTTGATTCAAATAGAAACGCAATTCATGTAGTAATTGGAACTCTTTCTAAGTTATAGTccctccgttcacaaatataagatgttttggatatttcagTATGGACCACATACggactgaaatgagtgaacaaacacatTAAAATgcgtctatatacatccgattcagaaaaaagtttgaacattttataatagtgaacggagggagtacctttgaTGTTATCTCCTGATTCTGTCTAATGATTTTGATAGCTTAGTATTAGATACATTCCTAATATCTTTCACAAAGGCTCATGTCACTGACCGGTATACATTTATGGCTGGTAGTTGGTATGCGTGGCTATCCAGAATTGGGCCGTAGATATTTCCATGGAGGTATGCTACAGTAGCCAGCATACTCATGCCATCTCCTCACCCCTCTCAAACTCTTCCATTTAGTCTTGGGGTTGGGCCTATACCACCTGTCACTTAGGCCCAGTCAGACCTCTGTAAGTTGGAACTTGGTCAGATATTTCTTATTCAGAGTTAATTACTGTCAGTGAAATAATCAATTGCCGTCCATTGTTCTTTATTGTCGATGTACACAAAACATTTACGAGTTAATCAGATTTGTGACTTAATCGCGTGCTTCAAATGAGCAGGTTTCTATTTAGGCTTACCGGTGGTGATGACGAGATCAACCTGATGGGGGATGGATCCGAGAAGCCAGAGTTTTCCGAGTGGGCATGGATGACCCCTAAACAAGTGATTGAGAAGGTGGTCCATTTGTTCCAGCTCGATAATAATACCCCAACCCCCCTGTTTCTTGAAACTGGGGCGCCTACTAACATAGTCTCCATGTCGAACTCACAGGCTGTTGATTTCAAGAAACCTGTCTACGAGGAGACACTGAAGCACTTCGCCCCATATCTACAGTCAGATCCAGCAGCTTCGTCATAATAGACTTGTGCAGCCTCCCACAAGCTTTATTCATGTGTAGGGGAGCTGTGTCGCCAATAATCTCTCGAAAATGTACCGGGGCCAGGTGCACGAGTATTTCTGGAACGTCTCGGCATATCGCCACGGGCTGTTTCTCCCGGCATTGGATCCTCCAGTAGACTGATCATGCTCGATGAGTTGAGTACGCTGCCGTCGCAATAATAATCTCGCCACAGTTCCCTTCCCGTGGCCTGTTTGGTTTATAGTTCTGGCAAACCTTGGTGCCATGCAACATGGACACCAGCAGGGGCCTGGATAATTTTCGCCAGGAGAAAGCAGCACTGCCGCCACATGCCCCTGTCGTTGTCGCCGCAGCTCAGACCAGCAGGTAGCAGAGCCTTCCTCGAGTCTGATTGCGCGCCGACGCGGTGGTTTTCGGGTGGATGCAGATGATGGCCGTGTCCTTGGGCAACAAACAAACAGACAGACTTGAGCAAATGCCTGAATCGAAGGGTGCTGGTTGGTTGGTTGTTGGCTTTGGGCATTGCTGTGGTGTGGTTTGGTGTGGGAGCACGAGGACGATCCGCCCTCCAGGCTTTGTGCCGTGTGGTCTCTCTTTGCCATGATATTGTCTGTGAGTTTGTCCCGTGGCCATGGGAGGAGGCGTTGTGGCAGTAGTAATGCCATGCGATGTGGTTAGGTTAGGTTATTGGGAGGTGGATGGAGATGGGCGGGCGGGCGTGGAGCCTGGGAGCTGTTAAATGCCGATATAAAGGTTGGGTTGGGCCTCCTCTCCTTTCCGGCGGGAAGGGAACGAAAGCAAGCAAGCTGGGAGCAGTCAATGTTTTTCGCTGTGCAttcgttggtgttggtgttggtggccTCCTTTGGCCTTTCCTTTCCTCATGAACTGCCTCTATTTATTCTGCCCATGGCCATGACACGGCCTTTAATTTTGTGACCGCACCGGCTGTGCTCTGTGTGATGGTAAACAGACTCTGCCCATTGCAATGCACCTGATGACAAGACAAAAGCGGAAGCGTATTCTCTTGATGGAACGGAAGCTGCCTCCCTGGCAGTGGCAGGCAGCAACACaagcaattttttttaaaaaataattgcCGGGGGCAACACAAGCAAATTTCATCGCTGCAGGTGCTGACCTGTGCTGGTAGAACGGGAGTCTGTTCAAAAAACGGCAATTTCTTTGAATTGAACGAGTTTGTTCAAAAAAAACTCGTGGTCGACAACAGCATGGCATGGGCAGGGCACCAGGGTAATAGGAGCCGCATCTGGGGCCAGGGCAGAGCCCATCACCAATCTCTATCTGCCTCATCTCACAGGGAGTTTTAACTGACAGAGCAGGTGGCGCCATCCCGCGGACATGGAACCAGACCAGACCACAGGAGGAGGCCAATGCCAAGTGGCAGCAAGCAGACCCGGCATGAGGTGGCCACACAAACACAACCACGAGGGAAGCGGAAGCCAAGAGAAGCTTCAATGATTGCCGTGCCGCTGCCACCACGGCGTCCGTCAGAGTTTCTCCTGTGCGAACCACATGTCCATGTCttgtcctctcctctcctctccacaTGCCCCGGCCTCTCCTTAATCACAAGTTGCCTAATAATTCCCGCGCAACTACGTGACGATCATGTATCACACCACGTGTGCGTACGCGTACAAAGATCTGCACTGTGTGCATGTGACTACTCTCTTGCTACCATCTGTCTACGCATATGTATGAATATGTATCATGTATGTACCCCCTACATAAGACACGCTATAAGATTTTTTTTTAGATCACCACCATGCCTACTTGACACACAGAGAGAAGAAGCTCCATCTACTTTTCGTAGTCGATAACGCTGACGGGCCAACCAACGTGTATCCAAATCCAAACGTTCCCTTGCCGTAGGGTCGATTATGCTTGACGCAGATGGGCCACCTGACAGGCTGACTGATTGCAACCATAACCACCCGTGatgtatacatacatacatacatacacacacgGTCGTGTACAGTAGAAATAcgacggacggacggacggcGACAAGACCAAGCACAGGACGGGCAGCGGGTGAGCAGTCTCATTATACGTACTGACCGATGTATGCATACCCTCTACACCACGAACGTGCTGGTACCAGAACCGTCTCGCAGATGCCACCCAACAGCAGGTACTAACTGGCTTCTTCTCGAATTGGTACCAGACATCGGTACTGTTCCTCACTCCACGCTCTACACTGCCTGCTTAACTCCTCACCAGCAATATATGGCGTCCGGACCAAGATTAATAATAGTAGTAAGACACAGCATCTCACGTGGAGGGTACAAAGCGCAGCATTATTCTGACCTAATGCATGGCATGcacactactccctccgttcctaaatataagtctttccaaAGATTccactagtgaactacatacgaatTTATATAGACATAGTTTAAAATGtaggttcattcattttgctccgtatatagaccagattttaaaagacttatatttagaaacggagggagtagtagcttTAGCTTGTACGTACATGGAGGAGCGACCCAACACTTATGCGTGTGTACCGCTAACTTGCTGTACACGATCTCTCTGAGCTGAGAACAGTGTCACGTGGATTAATTAGCAGAGCTAAGCTAGGCTAAGCAGAGGCCAGAGGGCTGAGGTCGCTTTTGCTCTACCCCGTCGGCCGCACAGTTATTGCACGCCAGCTGGGATGATAGGCCAGGTGGCCAGAgagacacatcatcatcatcaccgtcatcatcatcattagacaACAAACCGTTGATGGCGTGGATGATTCGTCGACAATGACGCCTGATTACCGCCCGGGTAATTAGGGTCACCTTCAGCGGCACCGGAGAAGAAAAAGGCCATTACAGCCATCACTGGAGTCACTTTCAGCCCATGGAAATTATTAGCGACGTCACTAGTACTAGAATATTAGACGTATGTGGACTAGCAATGCAAGCGTGCCACAGCCAAGCAAGAGCCACTGGTTGTTTCACATCACGTGTGTATTTTCAAGTGCCACTTGTCGGATAACTACAACTGCAGGCAAAGCAGAGAACCTGAATGAAGATCAGCATTCATATATTACCTCCAGCCAGCTACTAGCATTGCAGATTTGTTTGTTTACTTCTATGTGGTGGTAGCAGATTTGTTTTGTAGCAACAATTATTGAAGtgttattattatttattattatacaaTGGGTCATGGGAAATCAAGTGTGTGTGTAGAGCCTGAGAAGAGTGGTGCAAGCCTGGAGTGGTACTTGCTGCCCCCTCAACAGCACAGCAGAGGGCTCATCAAGTCACGATGGACCGGCATGGAGGATCACAGGTGATGTCCCCCTTTGGCCTCTGCAGCAATGCAGCATGAGGAACCAGATGCCAGAGCCAGAATCAGATTCCATTTTGcaaaggagaggaggagagaaTTCCGTCCCAAGGCACTGGGATCAATCAAAGAAGCATTATATGATTTGATTTGATTGCTAGGTAAAAGCCAGAAGCTTCAGTCTCAAGACTGGAATAATTGGAAGAAAGGGCAACCAATCGATCCGTCCTACGGTGCCCAGTTGAACAAAAAAGAGAACAAAAAAACAAGACACGATGTCTATCTACAGCGGCGACGGCAGAAGCACAAGCgcatggacgacgacgacgaacggCGCGCTCCTTTACTCTTTACCTACAGAAGAAACGCTGTGCGGAAACAGGGGATGATGAGGTCCGGGAGAGACAATGTACTTATTTCTTGTAGACATGGTGGCGGTGACGATGGGGATGGTGGTTCTTCACCGGCCGTCGGCGGAGGTGAAGGACTCGGCGAACCCGGCGGGCCGGGCAGGGATGCTGCCCTTGCTGTCTTCGAGGCTCAGGCTCATGATGCTCCCGTCGGTCATGCTCGCCTCTGACTCCTGCCATCCCTTCACCATCTGGAGCAGTGGCAGGTGCAGGTCGATGCCCATGTAGTCCTCGGCCTCGTTGTTGGACGGCTTCCACTTCTCCACCATGGGCACCAGCACCGTCACGGCGTGCCCCATGTCCGGCCGCTGGGAGGGCTCCCGGGAGGTGCAGTGGCCGGCGAGCTCCGCGATCACCGAGATGCTCTCGAAGATCTCGTCGGTGAGCTCCAGGGTCGGGTCGATGGCTGCCCTGAACTTCTCTTCGTCCTTCCTTATCTGACAGAACCACGAGGCCAGATACCGGGTTTCCTCGTCGATGCGTCTCTCGTCGATGGCCGTCATTCCGGTTATCAGCTCCATCAGCACCACCCCGAAGCTGAAGACATCTGCTTTTGTTGTGATTTTTCCGGTCACTGCAGAGATCACATGTGCAACAACTTATCAGCCACACATTCAGGAGTCAGAACAGCATAACTAACATGAAAAAGAACAGATATTTCAGAAGTAAATTCTTCATCGAACAGTAGCTCTTATGTGCTGCATCAAAAGGTGGTGTATAAACTTAATGAGTCAAGCTTTTATATGCTGCATCAAAAGGTGGTTCTAACTTCACAATGTTGGGCAAAGATATATGTTCTATTGATAGAAGAATTGGTGTATAAACTTGTGCAGTAATTTGCCTGCTAATGGTCACAGGGTTGCCAGTTAGAATGACTAGTTCATCAAACATTTCCAATATCATTATCAAATCAACTCAGTTATATCATATATGTGGTTATTTACACTGCTATTTCAAACATAATGACCAGTTCATTACAAATTCCAAGAGACTTAATACACCAGTTCCGTATTTCAGTTCTTTATTAAATAAATGAGGTTACTTACACACTGCATAGGCTTTCAGGCACTGATTCAGGTAGACTGTATACCAAATAAAGCATACCGAAAATTCAAGTTCTACATTATATGATGATGGCAATTAACATCTGATGGACATAACTACAACGAAAGTTGTGGAGTTAAGCATGATAAGGTAAAATAAGTTGAAATGTTTCATACCGGCATATTCAGGTGCCAAGTATCCAAAAGTTCCAGCCAGTCTGGTTGCCACGGAGAAGTTGCCGTCCGGTGCAGATTtaaggagcccgaaatctgagacCTTTGCTCGGAAATCATCGCCGAGTAGAATGTTTGCTGACTTAAGATCCCTGTGAATGTAGCACTGCTGTGCGAGGGTGTGAAGATATTCCATTCCACGAGCAACGTCGAGGGCGATGTTGAGCCTCTTCTTCCATGAGAGGGGCTCCAGCTCATACTGCTTCCAATGGAACAGATGCTTGCTCAGCGCTCCATTGGACATGTGCTCGTAGACCAGCAGCCTTTCATTCCCTTCGCTTGCGTAGCCCATTATTGACACCAGGTTGCGGTGCCGGACCTTGGTTAGAATTGCAATCTCTGCTTGGAACTCGTCGAGGGCCTTGTTGCTGATCACCGAAGACTCCATCCTCTTCACAGCAATCATGGTGCCATCGTAGAGCACCCCTTTGTAAACGACGCCGAACCCGCCACGGCCAAGCACATTGTCCTGAGCAAAGTTCTTGGTGGCACAACGAAGAACCTGCAGGGAGACCAtaaaactgcgtgcctcggtcatgtGAATGTCACTGTCCCGGCTGCTGGTTCCGCTCGACGTAGCGCCGAAGCTGTCATTGCTCGTCATG
This window encodes:
- the LOC123428462 gene encoding nudix hydrolase 26, chloroplastic-like, with the protein product MTVAAARCLILTPTISSSAAAAAAVLRLPRIARRRPLSCSASPLAVFASMDSPPEGYRTNVGICLADPSLTKIFSASRIDIPTAWQMPQGGIDPGEEPRAAAIRELREETGVRSAEIVAEAPNWLTYDFPADVKDKLNARWGTNWKGQAQKWFLFRLTGGDDEINLMGDGSEKPEFSEWAWMTPKQVIEKAVDFKKPVYEETLKHFAPYLQSDPAASS